From Fundulus heteroclitus isolate FHET01 chromosome 5, MU-UCD_Fhet_4.1, whole genome shotgun sequence, a single genomic window includes:
- the si:dkeyp-9d4.3 gene encoding caskin-2 isoform X2: MGKDQELLQAVKTEDLLTAQRLLQRPRPGKAKLLGAAKRVNVNIQDADGLSPLHHAALSGNKELISLLLEAQAAVDIKDHKGMRPLHYAAWQGKTEPMKMLLKAGSSVNGQSDEGQIPLHLSAQHGHYDGSEMLLQHQSNPCISDAAGKTPLDLACEFGRVAVVQLLLSSNMCAAMLEPKPSDPNGVSPLHLAAKNGHIDVIRLLIQAGIDINRQSECGTALHQAALCGKTEVVRLLLDSGISAGVRNTLSQTALDIVNQFTTTQASREIKQLLRDASAAMQVRALKDYCNNYDLTSLNIKAGDIITVLEQHSDGRWKGCIHDNRTGNDRVGYFPSNIAEVIKRAGHSPSQQCHTLLLRRPNPCPIASANGHPYPPTKVLPLHLHLPPPPPLHSSAQSLPRFSSFGYVPLPISPPSLSTPPLSTSPPLSTPQEQQSQTGSRTAELSPQGSPTLGHQSSTSEDIWVLRKPVAGGERSGSVCSLGSVRSTSSLQGSGNTHVLTTPAPSPHPAPTPGLNTHGLNAPGLHAQSEGVKLLATVLSQSVKAKEHLLEQSQSVEQSASSSSRTVHEQRSFERKTEEDDGKDLTAIGVMKPGHRKKLLTEISKLPSTDWLPDHKPANLADWLSHLGLSQYYQVLVQNGYENIDFVSDISLEDLQEIGISKLGHQKKLMLGVKRLKELQRGESGSEPPQSPTSAPSSPAGSTSSESRREARKLREGASSPLAKPRPGLTSSQTPPHTPTQTPPQTPPHSHPRARPRPSTQPSAVDASVPLLRLPCEEEERRRTHSLIGSESDSRYATVCRSSSTHTPAPNDVTVNRSQSSVTLRPRRKGRPPTPPKRSCSSITGGDGEGEGQAVGLLGLPTYRERRASDCGSLGAALRAQDSAGLQRSEGASGSVRSLAAMLETSMVPRTMGSSTNVQQASPPLLRRQARAGGLGESEDDVSNRRRTISGHEILPGEHSDQLPQQPAQQRPEPRPRSIVVASASEITDGSATLRRKARPPTADSEAPASTATTVITMTTGSETIRRRPRTTEQTESVTHSNNQTNSPDGTRKKVGEPQQNGSVVLRRRPVSEASDRTDSGRETCEWMEARKSLKPPVSPKPSTVALRKTQADPPTPTRRVPIPGPENTEPAQSPEPKRVPPPVSPKPRGPPTAPKPGKAVASSAAASPSPASTSPAASSPTPVPRASSPLAAAPLPGPDTPSAPSLSPGLPLTSTSPAQSPSTPSPHPVKPPRSSIAGLSIDLVGGREAEEEEERRREKEHQRKTEQEEEEERKRLEDENRSELERKPLRREEAKEESQEEEEGVQEEIIQHRLEETSASLAAALQTVEHKIKEEDRPNDKKATVSILDDIGSMFDDLADQLDAMLD; encoded by the exons GAATGCGTCCTCTGCATTATGCTGCATGGCAGGGGAAGACTGAACCAATGAAAATGCTGCTGAAAGCAGGCTCATCAGTCAACGGGCAGTCAGATGAAGGACAGATCCCTCTCCACCTGTCAGCTCAGCACGGACACTATGATGGG TCAGAAATGTTGCTACAACACCAGTCCAACCCGTGTATCTCAGATGCAGCTGGGAAAACTCCCCTGGACCTCGCCTGTGAATTTGGCCGTGTTGCT GTGGTCCAGCTCCTGCTCAGCAGTAACATGTGTGCAGCCATGCTGGAGCCGAAGCCCTCAGACCCAAACGGAGTCTCACCGCTGCATCTGGCCGCTAAGAACGGACACATAGACGTCATCCG CTTGTTGATCCAGGCTGGTATAGACATCAACAGGCAGTCTGAGTGTGGCACTGCCCTACATCAGGCTGCCCTCTGTGGGAAGACGGAGGTGGTGCGGCTGCTGCTGGAT AGCGGCATCAGTGCAGGAGTGAGAAACACCCTGAGCCAAACGGCCTTGGACATCGTCAACCAGTTCACCACCACACAGGCCAGCCGCGAGATTAAACAGTTACTGAGAG ACGCATCGGCTGCGATGCAGGTGCGAGCGCTGAAGGATTACTGCAACAACTACGACCTTACCAGCCTCAACATCAAAGCTGGAGACATCATCACG GTGTTGGAGCAGCACTCGGACGGCCGGTGGAAAGGCTGCATCCACGACAACCGCACCGGAAACGACCGCGTGGGCTACTTCCCGTCCAACATCGCCGAGGTCATCAAGCGGGCAG GCCACTCCCCCTCCCAGCAGTGCCacaccctcctcctccgccgGCCCAACCCCTGCCCCATTGCCTCAGCCAACGGACACCCATACCCCCCCACCAAAGTCCTCCCCCTTCATCTGCATCTgcctccccctcctcccctccatTCCAGCGCACAGTCCCTCCCTCGATTCTCCTCGTTCGGGTATGTTCCTCTTCccatctctcctccttctctgtCTACTCCTCCTCTGTCcacttctcctcctctctccacTCCTCAGGAGCAGCAAAGTCAGACAG GATCTCGCACTGCAGAGCTGAGTCCGCAGGGCTCGCCCACTTTAGGACATCAGAGCAGCACCAGCGAGGACATCTGGGTCCTACGCAAACCGGTGGCAG GTGGCGAGCGCAGTGGCAGCGTGTGCAGCCTGGGCAGCGTCCGCTCCACCAGCAGCCTGCAGGGATCCGGAAACACCCATGTCCTGACTACACCGGCCCCGAGTCCTCACCCGGCCCCCACGCCGGGCCTCAACACTCACGGCCTCAACGCTCCGGGGCTGCACGCACAATCCGAGGGGGTCAAG CTCCTGGCCACTGTGCTTTCTCAGTCGGTGAAAGCGAAGGAGCATCTCTTGGAGCAGTCGCAGTCGGTCGAGCAGTCAGCGA GCTCCTCCAGTCGCACAGTTCACGAGCAGCGGTCTTTCGAGCGCAAGACCGAGGAAGATGATGGGAAA GACCTGACGGCGATTGGTGTCATGAAGCCTGGACATCGAAAGAAGTTACTGACAGAAATCAGCAAGCTGCCCTCCACAGACTGGCTGCCTGATCACAAACCT GCCAACCTGGCAGACTGGCTTTCTCACCTCGGTCTCAGCCAATACTACCAAGTTCTTGTCCAGAATGGATATGAAAACATCGACTTTGTTTCAGACATCAGCCTCGAAGACCTGCAAGAGATTGGCATCTCTAAGCTTG GACATCAGAAGAAGTTGATGTTGGGAGTAAAAAGACTGAAGGAGCTACAAAGAGGAGAAAGTGGCTCTGAGCCTCCTCAGAGTCCCACTTCAGCTCCTTCCAGCCCAGCAGGGAGCACTTCCTCAGAGTCACGGAGAGAGGCGAGGAAGCTGAGGGAGGGGGCCTCTAGCCCGCTGGCCAAACCTCGTCCGGGTCTCACATCTTCACAGACTCCTCCCCACACACCGACCCAGACACCGCCACAAACCCCTCCGCATTCCCACCCCAGAGCACGCCCCCGACCGTCCACCCAGCCATCCGCCGTCGACGCATCGGTACCACTGCTGCGGCTGCCgtgtgaggaggaggagcgaCGGAGGACTCACAGCCTCATCGGCTCGGAATCGGACTCCCGATATGCCACCGTATGCCGAAGCAGCTCCACGCATACTCCTGCGCCTAACGACGTCACCGTTAACCGCAGCCAGTCATCCGTCACCCTCCGGCCCCGTCGAAAAGGGCGGCCTCCTACGCCACCTAAACGGTCCTGTTCTTCCATCACCGGCGGCGACGGGGAAGGTGAAGGACAAGCGGTGGGACTTCTGGGGCTGCCGACCTATCGAGAAAGGCGAGCCAGTGACTGTGGCAGCTTGGGGGCAGCTTTAAGAGCTCAGGACTCTGCTGGCCTTCAGAGATCAGAGGGGGCTTCTGGGAGTGTCCGCAGCCTGGCAGCCATGCTGGAAACCTCAATGGTGCCAAGAACTATGGGAAGTAGCACCAACGTCCAACAG GCAAGTCCCCCTCTGCTCCGTCGCCAGGCACGAGCTGGAGGTCTGGGAGAATCTGAGGATGATGTTTCAAACCGCCGCAGGACCATCAGTGGACATGAAATCCTCCCTGGCGAGCATTCTGACCAGTTACCTCAACAACCAGCCCAGCAGCGTCCAGAGCCCCGACCTCGCTCCATCGTCGTCGCCTCGGCATCCGAGATCACAGACGGATCAGCGACGCTCAGGAGGAAAGCTCGTCCTCCGACTGCAGACTCTGAAGCCCCCGCATCAACGGCTACCACCGTAATTACTATGACAACCGGCTCGGAAACAATACGCAGACGACCGCGCACCACAGAGCAAACGGAATCCGTCACTCACAGCAATAATCAAACAAATTCCCCCGACGGCACCCGGAAAAAGGTGGGTGAGCCGCAGCAGAATGGCAGCGTGGTGCTGAGGCGGAGGCCGGTGTCCGAGGCCTCCGACAGGACGGACAGTGGCAGAGAGACCTGTGAGTGGATGGAAGCCAGGAAGTCTCTGAAGCCACCGGTCTCACCCAAACCTTCTACTGTGGCTCTGAGAAAGACCCAGGCTGACCCGCCTACTCCGACTAGAAGGGTCCCCATACCTGGGCCAGAAAACACTGAACCAGCACAGAGCCCTG AGCCAAAGCGTGTCCCTCCTCCGGTATCCCCGAAACCCCGCGGGCCTCCAACGGCTCCCAAACCAGGAAAAGCTGTTGCGTCTTCAGCTGCCGCGAGTCCGAGCCCTGCTTCTACTAGCCCGGCTGCAAGCAGTCCCACTCCAGTACCCAGAGCCTCCTCTCCTCTGGCAGCTGCCCCACTCCCAGGCCCTGACACCCCCtctgctccttctctctctccggGACTTCCTCTGACATCCACCTCTCCGGCCCAGAGTCCCTCCACTCCGTCGCCGCACCCTGTCAAACCTCCCCGCTCCTCCATTGCCGGCCTCTCCATTGACTTGGTGGGAGGGcgggaggcagaggaggaagaggagaggaggagagagaaagagcacCAGAGGAAAACcgaacaggaggaggaggaggagaggaagaggctAGAGGATGAAAACCGGAGTGAGCTGGAAAGGAAGCCTTTGAGGAGGGAAGAAGCAAAGGAGGAGagtcaagaagaagaagaaggagtgCAAGAAGAGATAATCCAGCATCGTTTGGAGGAGACCAGCGCCTCCTtggctgcagctctgcagacagTAGAGCATAAAATCAAAGAGGAGGACAGGCCAAATGA CAAAAAAGCAACAGTCTCCATCCTGGACGACATCGGGAGCATGTTTGACGACTTGGCAGACCAGCTGGACGCCATGCTGGACTGA